The following nucleotide sequence is from Aspergillus luchuensis IFO 4308 DNA, chromosome 1, nearly complete sequence.
TAAGTTTTAGTGATGGATGCTATATTGTGTCGTATATGTCGTTAATTCTCGACTTCCAGCTCAGTGCAACAATGGGATGattcagaaaagaaaagatcagAACAGTTTCCAAGCATCCGAGGAGTTCACTCTCTAAAAGATCCTCATTCGTATCGTGGCgtatatttcttctcttccatctagATCCGTTTGAGCgcagttttttttttttttttcccttcctctccaacccaccacctctACACAACATGACCAACATGAACTCCCTCTCCCGAGCACTGGAAAATGTCCGTTTGGACAACAACTCCACCACTGGCAAAACCGTCAAAGGCAAGCCCATCAAGAAACAACGTACGAAGAAAGCCCCCATCGAacccttccgcttcttcgacctccccTCGGAGATCCGTCTACGCGTTTATCACTTCGTGCTCTTCACCCCAAAACGCGGACGCAACCCGCGCCTAACAGGCAGCGTGGGCGCCTCGTCGAAGAAAAACCCTCCTatctcccccacctcccaccGAGTGGCGCTATTCCTGACCTCCCGGCGCATGCACGATGAAGCCTCAGACTATTTTTACTCTACCCAAGTATTTCGTCTCTTCCACCTCCAGGATTACTCGCGTATGCCAACCATCCGGGCCATACCCCCGCGGTACCGCCCCTCCATCGCCACAGTCGAGTTAATCCTAGGATCGAGCTGGACAGCGCCACCGCGCGAATGGACCATCACACGCAGTCTGggactggaggagatggagcggaTGCGCACGTTCAAAGTCTTTGTTGAAGTCGATCCATCGCATCCGGTGTTCGAGGGGTTCCGCATCTCGAAGGACTATTATACGGATTTTGCGGGCGATCTGCTCAAGGGTGTCCTGGAGAGGTTACCGAATCTGGAATACGTGGAGTTTGATGGCTGGCCATCTGTACGGAAGAGCGGTGCTCTGATGAAGAGATTGATGCATGAGGTCAGGTCGGCCGGGATAAAGATTGCGTGGGGTCCCGAACGGGGGTGGACTGAttatgatggggaggagttcaGTGAAGATGCGTATGGGGTTATCGCGCATGAGAAGAAAATGCAGGAAAAGGCTCGTCGGAAGAAGGAATTAGAGGAGGCGCAGGAATTCGCCAGGTTGCATGgcctgccgccgccgccacttCCATTGTTCAATCCGTACCTCGATTATTGAGATGTGATCATGACGTGATGGGTTTGGGTCTTCATTTGGCATGATATGATATTGCGGCCTTGCGGGAGTTTAGATCGGTTGCTTTCTCTGGGATTGCTTATATTAGATGCACATATACCTATACATAGATTCTTTAGACAATAAAGTGCACATTTTTTGTTGTTATTTGGTTCAAATCACTTGGTGTTGTCACTACTGGTGATTATATACCGGGTTGATACATATAACGTCATTCATTGATGTGCCTGCCAAGACCAGATGACCGTCCTGTACATGAAACCTGAGTTCAGGGAGTCTGAAATGGCATTAGGAAATATATGTTACGGTATGGTTGCTCTATAGttcctcatcaacctccaTGCCGGTGCCATTCTCCTTGCCGTTTGATTGCCGTGCCACCGAGGCCTCCTTGTCAATCATCTGCCGCGAGACGGCTACGATGTTGTCCTCAATCAACTGCTGGCTCACATCTTCGATGTCTGCAGATAATCTAATCAGTAACAGATCAAACAACGTGCAAGCGAGAAACTTACGCTTCTTGGGGTCGACCTTGCCGACGTATCTCGTCTTAAGCTGGTCCTTGGTGAGCGTGGTCTCCTCCTTGACGCGCTTCTCGTAGCCCTCGGCGAGGCTGACGAGCTGCTTCATACGCTCAACATTGTGCTCGCCCTCTTCATGGAAGTCCTTCATCTGCAGCGCCTCCGTCCAGACGTGCTTGTGCAAGTTCATCAGCATGTTCTCCTCGAGACCGGTCTTGCGGTAGTCGATGGCAATGCTGTAGTAGTGGCGGTTGAGGCCGTGGATGAGGGCCTGAATGGACGGTTTGTTCAGATGACCCAAGTTGGATGTTGTTTGGCGGGGCTCCTGGCCCATGACGACGGTCTGTGGTTGGATGAGACGGAAGGCATCAATGACGACCTTGCCCTTGACGGACTGGATAGGGTCGACGACCACGGCAACGGCGCGGGGAGTGAGCTGTTCAAAGGATTGCTGAGTGTTGATATCGACGGACGAAAGCCAGCAGCCGAAACCAGGATGCGAGTGGTACCAGCCAACAACGGTCTCTGGTCTATAGCATGATGCGTTAGGATAAACCGGGTAGTTCGTGAGATACTTTTGGAGCTTACCGTCCAGTTTGCCTCAGCAtgtccatcatcttcgtttGGAAAACAGGGTCCACGGCTTCGACACTGACACCAGTACCACTTTGAGGCATGGCGAAAACGTCAACTACCCTAACTGTGTACTCGTCCACAAACTCTCCCAGCATCAGACCCATGACTTCCATGGGCACACCAGCCCGACCATGTCTTAGCATCTTCAGCAGAGCGAGCGATGAGATGTGGACGGTTTCGGAGTTATCGATGAGGTTGGGGATATCCTGTACCTGCATTAGCCCATAGCCCCAAACGCTCTGGAGATACGAGTGCCATGTCCGCTGCTCGCCTAAGTGTTACTCACTCCATTGTTCCCTCCAACGCCCATACCCTGGGCTGCTTGGAGCATGCGATGCAAACGATCCATAGTGGAGACGGGGGGTTGGTTGAGTGTTAGTTATGTAGATGAGACCAGGATGACTTCCTACGCGGAAGCTCCAATCGGAAGGTTAAGTGGGGATATCAGAGCAAATTCGGTGATTGGAAAAGCTCAGATGTTGTATAGGCAAAGGGGATGCTCGAGCCGGTTCCGATGGAACAGTAAGCGAGGTTAGACAAAAGCTGAAGATGGGAAgcaggtggtgatggaggcgCAACTGGGGCGTGTGTAAGTAGTGACGGTCGAGCTTCCCAAGAAGCCTGACGAAGGCGGTGGAGCAGCTTGGGGTTCCGCCTTTGCGTCTCCCCTTCGCTTCCTTTCGGTCCCCATCACTTATTGTCCGCCCCCGGCCATTGCTAATGTACTCCATTAGTGCCACTCTGTGAGAGTTATTCGACTGACTCACGTATAGGGCACTTTATCTGTCCTATTCATTATATTTCTTGTCTACCTGAGTGTCATCTGCCTGTTTTCTCTCCATCTGACGCTCTCATACACCCCCCCGAGAATTCACCGCGCTCAAGCGACATTCCTACGCATTGGTCTGAGTGAGGAATCGCCGTGTGCTTCGCACAGTGACCTTCGACATGAGTAACTCACTCGCGCCTCTGGACCCCATTACCAATGGGTCGGCGGATCGCAATAAGAAAGTCGCCTATTTCTACGATTCCGATGTGGGAAACTATGCCTATGTCTCGGGACACCCCATGAAGCCTCATCGCATAAGGATGGCTCACAGTTTGGTCATGAACTATGGCCTTTataagaagatggagatataCGTGAGTGACTATGGATGATTCAGGATCTCTGCAACGTCTTTTGAAAGTAGCGCTGACGCAGTCTACAGCGGGCGAAGCCGGCCTCGAAATACGAAATGACCCAGTTCCACACGGATGAGTACATCGACTTCCTTTCCAAGGTTACGCCGGACAACATGGACTCCTTCGCGAAGGAGCAGAGCAAGTACAATGTCGGAGATGATTGTCCCGTTTTCGATGGGCTCTTCGAGTTTTGCGGTATCAGCGCGGGTGGTAGTATGGAGGGTGCCGCCCGGCTCAACCGCAACAAGTGCGACATTGCCGTTAACTGGGCCGGTGGTCTTCACCACGCGAAGAAAAGTGAAGCAAGTGGATTCTGTTATGTAAATGGTAAGTTTCGCGATACGCTATGCTGAGCCTTCGCTGACGCAACACAGACATCGTTTTGGGTATCCTGGAGCTGCTGCGATTCAAGCAGCGCGTGCTTTACGTTGATATCGATGTCCACCacggagatggtgttgaggaggcATTCTACACGACCGACCGTGTGATGACGGTGTCCTTCCACAAGTACGGCGAGTACTTCCCAGGTACGGGTGAGCTGCGCGATATCGGAGTGGGTCAGGGCAAGCACTATGCCGTCAACTTCCCTCTCCGCGATGGCATTGATGACATCTCCTACAAGAGCATCTTTGAGCCCGTTATCAAGAGCGTTATGGAATGGTACCGACCCGAAGCTGTGGTCTTGCAGTGTGGTGGCGACAGTCTGTCGGGCGACCGTCTCGGATGCTTCAACCTCAGTATGCGGGGCCACGCGAACTGTGTGAACTTTGTGAAGAGCTTTAACCTGCCCACCATGAttcttggcggtggtggttataCGATGCGAAATGTGGCACGTACTTGGGCCTTCGAAACCGGTATTCTCGTTGGTGACACCCTTGGGGCAGAGCTTCCATACAACGATTACTACGAGGTAGGTTCTTGTTTCTAGGTGATGACTATACACAGCTGACAGACTTAGTACTTCGCACCCGACTACGAGCTGGATGTACGTCCGTCCAACATGGACAATGCCAACACGAAGGAGTACCTCGACAAGATCCGCACGCAAGTCGTGGAAAACCTTAAGCGGACCGCCTTTGCGCCTTCCGTGCAGATGACCGAGGTGCCTCGAGAGCCTCTCGTGGAGGGCATGGACGACGAGGCAGATGCCATCTTGGACGATCTagacgaggacgagaacaAGGACAAGCGCTTCACCAAGCGGCGCTTCGATCAGTACATTGAGAAGCCCGGAGAGCTTAGCGacagtgacgacgaggagcTGGCTGGGGCCAACGGAGTCCGGCGGCAACCCAACGCGCTTAAGCGGAGAAACCAGGTCAACTATCGGAATCTCGATGTGAACGATTCGGGGCTGGAGAGCGGCATGGCCACGCCACAGGACGCTTCGTCCCTTCCTGACGATGACATGGACACGACTGCTGATGCGAAGATGACCGAGGCTCCGGAGCCGGAGACTGAGGCGCAAGCCACCCCCTCTGCGGCCGATGCGCCGTCCCGAGCAGATGAGGCCTCTGCGACAGAGCAGACAGAGATGGCAGTGGATGGACCAGAAACAACAGCGGCATCGGCGCCGATCTCCCGGCAACCGTCTCCCAAGCCCCAGGACGAAGACACCGCGATGGTAGATGCGGACGAGGCCGCACCGGAAACCGAGAAATCCGAAGCTGCACCTGAAGGCGCggctgacgaagaagagaagaagcccagCGAGGAGGCCCCTGCAGCTGACAAGCCCGCTACGGAAGAGACACCTGCCGCAAAAGAAGAGTCACCTGCGAAAGAGACAATTGAGGCAGCCGATACGGCAGAGGCGGAGACCAAGCCTGCGGAGGCCAGTGAGCCGAGCGAGGCCAAGGACAAGACACCAGAGGCAGCCAAGGACGAGTCGGGTGAAGCTAAATCAAAGGAGCCCAGCGCGGAAGCCGCAGGAGCAACAGAGGCCGAGAAGACTgaggaagcaagcaagaccGAGGAGTGAAGCTGAGCGAGCAAGATGGGAACAAACGAACGACTGGCGCAAAGGCACGGGCGGATGGTGTTTGGGAACGAATTGATTTCTTaccatattattattacatATTTGAGAGCATGAATGCCTAGTATTTTTAGAGCAGATTCAATAACGTGTATTTACCAATGTATTCCATATTGAGAGAACTACTACAACTGCCACCCCAGATAAGAAGTACGATAGCTGGTTATCAAagataactagttaactacgTTAGTCTAGACATCCTGACTCAGATATGACTAATATACACTAGCTGTATCGAGACTAGCTCTAGGGCAACCCTCTATCCGCATAAACCAACCAATGGGAGAGTACTGCCAAGATTTTACCCACGACGCACACTAAGCGAGAAGCAAATCGAAACCCGCGACCAAGTCTCTGAATCCGACGACACCCCCCGTTTCGACCGTCCGTCCGTCCCCCTTCCCTTGTCGCCCAGTTTTAATCCGACAACCCTAGATACACAGCCAAGATGTCTGCGAGAGGGTGagttattctttttttgttgctGGGAGATGtgtgggaaagagagagagagagaaagaggaaggaatcCGGACCGGAGATATTGAAAAGCTGCGggaatgagatgagatgagaggagatgaagatagGATGAAGTGCTGCCTGGAGATTTCGACTCGAAATTACACGGTCGGATCATGTTCGATATGCGACACATACGACATTGAAAAAGAGGCGGCatcaatgaatgaatgaatgaaagtCCGGGAAAGAGCTGGAATACATATATGGAGATGCGGGATGATCTGATATACACGACATACAAGGGGCATGTTAAAGCTAACAAAATATCTTCAAACAGACGCGGTGGTGCCTCCGGCAACAAGCTCAAGATGACCCTCGGTCTGCCTTGGTATGTCAACTCCAAATTTCTTTCCGTTCCAATCAAAACACGCACACCCATTTTCGAGAGAAATATGCGATTCGATAcaaaaatcaatcaatcaatcaatctcgACAACAACCTTTTTTTGATTCGAAACTCGAACAATACACAAATATCCCCATTCGATATCCCACTCTCTCCAACACCCATGATATAAAACCTACACAACGGACTCGAGAACACaaatgaaaagaagaatgaacACAGCTAATATCTCTGCCTTACAGCGGCGCCGTTCTCAACTGCTGCGACAACTCCGGTGCTCGCAACCTGTACATCATCTCCGTCAAGGGTATCGGTGCTCGCCTGAACCGTCTCCCCGCTGCCGGTGTCGGTGACATGGTCATGGCCACCGTCAAGAAGGGAAAGCCTGAGCTCCGTAAGAAGGTCATGCCCGCTGTTGTTGTCCGTCAGAGCAAGCCCTGGAGACGCCCCGACGGTATCTACCTCTACTTCGAGGACAACGCTGGTGTTGTACGTACCCCTTGTCCCATATTTCCGCCATGTGGTGAAGAAGTGTGTGTGGCATATGGATACTAATGATTGAATTTAGATCGTCAACGCCAAGGGTGAGATGAAGGGTTCCGCTATCACCGGTCCCGTTGGTAAGGAGGCTGCTGAGCTTTGGCCTGTAAGTCATCCTTATTTCTTCATCCCTAGTATATCAGCTAGTGGGGGAAAAAAACATGCTAATTGGATATCTAGCGTATTGCCTCCAACTCCGGTGTTGTCATGTAAAATGTGTTAAACCTGGAATTTggagcaaagaaaaaaaaagcgaTACCAAGGGCTTCTAGAACAAAGGGGGTGGTAccggttttttttttttagtatGACCTAAGAACATTCTAAAAATGAAAAGGATtcataaaaaatttaaaccTATccacctttttcttttcctatTTGATTCATGATGTACTTGTAGATGGTACGGATGTCTTTATGATatgaattgattgatcggATGATCTATATAGATTCAGTGTTACTATAactagtatgtatgtatgtaagttATTGCTTTTTGATCTTCTTATCCGCTCTGGTGGTATCCTTTCCAGCAGAGACACCATTACCAGCTCCAATGATACTCGATCCGATATACAGTACCACCAATCCCAAAGTAATCACATCGACGACATGCACCGCCCACCAAAGATGCTGCACGCCTGCTGCGCACATCTGGATCTCGTACTTCCATTCCGTACCGGTGAACCACACCGATAGGAGTCCGGCGTAGCCTCCGTATTCTCCCATCATGGAGCGCATAGTCACTTCCCGGATGGCGGGGACGCCCAGGTCCCCTTCTCTTGTAATGCCGTGCTGATAGCGCAGGGCATCCCATTCCCAGCCAGGTGcgtcaccatcatcctcggtcTTGTCGTCACCATCTACCTCACCAACAGTGCGATTCACAAAATGCACCACATCACAGCCCGTATGATCGTGGCCCGTAAGAATAAggcccttcctcccccatccGTTTCCGGGGACGGTGTCGTCCCCACTCATCCCGAAAATGCCCTCGAGGACAGCATTAGCGCTGGCGTACTGGCTTAGGTGGTTCTGTTCTTTGAGGCCGCCGGCGTAGAAGCGCGGGTTGCCGGCGGCGTCGCCCTTGgagtcgtcgtcatcgtggaaggcgaagaagggggcGTCAGTGCAGattccttctttcttgtggagggggaggtgagTTAGGAGGAGAGTGAAAGTTTTCCCgcgcggagaggaagagacggaTGGGCTTCGCTCTTCTAGTAGGCTGTTTAGGTATTCGTATGTGGCTGATTGGACTTCGGGGCTCAGAGCGGGGGTGTCTAGGACGAGActgttgaggttgatgaggtggatTGTTGGAACtgtttcctcttcctcattacCTTCTTCAGAAGAAGGTAAGGTGAATTTAACATCCCAATCTCCCCTTCCAAACACCCTCTCGAATCTCTCAATCCGCGATGGACTCGCATCCCCCGCATATCCGACATCGTGGTTCCCCACGATGTTTACAACCCTCTTTGCCCACTCCCCATTATCAGTTCCCAGCATCTCCGTCCCCATCTCCCCGGtaatctcatcatccacccgcACACCACCGCGGAACACCCGTTCCCAGTATCTCCGACCACGTTCGTCAAACTCCCCGTCACTCACCCATTGGCTCCCCACGAGATCTCCCAGCACGGTGACATGCGACGGCGCACTCCACCAGTGCATCGTGCGGTAGATATGCGCCAGGTAGTAGTCATTTCCGAGCAGGTCAAGGCGTTTGCGCGCGGCGCGGAATGCGCGGGGGAGGTCGGTGGAGACGAGGGAGCGGAGAACGGAGCGGAGGGTGTAGAGGGTGGCGGATGGAGGTTTCGTGCGGAGTGTAGAGGACAGGTCGGCGTAGTAGTTGGAGAGTTTGGCGGGGAGTTGATCgtggggtttggggagggaggtatCGCCTTCTAGTTGGGGGTCGGCGAGAACGAGGAGGCGGAAGATGGGAGAGGTCGCAGGTGAAGGaggcgagggagagaggtggtggcggagggtggagaggaaggatggagagAGGTGTGGAATCGAGAGATGAGAGGAGGTAGAATCCTCTGGCAGAGGGAATGCGCAGCCATGGAAGACGGGGTAAAGATAGAGATAGACAGTGCTGGTCAGGGCCagcgggaggaggatggccaGCGcgtggcggaggagaaggcggaggagggacaTGGGGAGAGCCGCATCGATGGAGAAAAAGAGTGACTggaatagaaataaaagaaagaaagaatagaatagaaataAACCAAGGAGTGAAACGGGGTTGAACGCACTCAATCAAGCCATCATCGTGTGGATTgtaagaagtagaagaagaagcgaggATGAAACGGCGGTGATCAGTGACGCGGCCCGCCGATCCCCGTCGCTTATACTTTGATAGAAAATCTAATGATAAAGACTTAACATTCAACATTCACATCCATATTACATCCTACATagtagacagacagacaggcaaaTAGGTAGACTCATTCACATATGAAAACATTCAAGCGGGGTATATCACATAAAACGCCAACCAGGCTGCgggaaaaagcaatacaTCACACATATAAGCaaatatcaatcaatcaatcaatcaatcaatcctccATGAATTACTGCGAGTTCCGCTGCGACCCAGGAACTGACACCTCGTCCATCGCGACCGGACTCGCCGATCGATGCTCCTCCGCGTCCACATATACCGGCTCTGTCTCCGGATCCATGGACACCCCCTGGATTAACAGCCCTTGGCGATCTTGCTCCAGATCCGTCAAGCCGTCCTGTGCCTCCGTCTCTGTCTCTGGAGGAGCCACGTCCGCTGTATTAGGCGATCCAGTCATCAGCGCTGGAGGACGCTGGTTCATCAGCCGCGCCTCTTTGAGACTGATCGTACGCTGCTTGTTCGTTGTCTCCACCGGCAGCGCCATGTCCCGCTCAATCGTCGCCTTCATCAACGCCGCCATCCACAGTCGACCCTCCTGCACGTTGTCCACTTGAAAGTAATGTATCGCTGGCTTAGTAAACTGCACAGTCCGTGATGTGCCTGACTTTGGCGGCACTAGCTTGAAGAAGAACGGCCCTTCACCAGCTCCCTTGGTCGCCCGAAGGGCCTCTGCTGCAGCCTTATCGGACGAAGCTCCATCCCCCTGGCTCAATTGACTGGCCGGGGTCGGCGATGCGGTCGATCCCGTGATGGTGGCATGGAGGGCCACAATGGGATCATTGTCTGCGCGCAACACTCGATGAGCAGTTATGTCAATTAAGCCACGCTCCTCCGTATCCTGTTCCGAATAGTAGTACGACAGACGCCGCCCCCGCAGGACAAAAAGACGAGGTTTCCACGTCGTCATCAGGTTGGAAGaccgcttcttcatccacccaaaGTAATCGCATCCCACCATCTGCTCCTGTGgggacttcttctccagcccGCGGATATACGCGCTCGTGTCTTTCTTCGACTTGACACCCGCCTTGACGGACGGCCGGGATCGAGGCCACAGGCCACCCTCGGCGGTCTTGTTTGACCCATCGGTGCTGTGTCGCTCCGAGCTCTTGGACGTCGAAGGGGTGGTCGACCCGGTCCGCGCCGACGGATCGTTGTCCCGAACGGGAGaggccggcggcggcgtcgaCGTATCAATTCCCTTCGGCGCCACGTCAGACGAAGCACGAATTCCCATGGCACGCCGGAATTTCGGTCCCGCACCCTTGAGCTGAGGCAAGGGTACCCCGGACGAGCGCGAGGAGTCGCTGTCGGACTTGCCGAACAGCGGGCCAAACAAGCCTAATGCACCGCTGGGTCGATCCTCCACTGCGGAAGCGGGTGCTGACTGCTGTCCTCGGCGGTCAACGATGCGAGTGCTCAGACTGCGAAGACGGCCCTTGGGCACCGGGCTGGTGTGCGATTTGGCCGGAGGGTTCATCTGCTTGACAGACTCCCGAATCGAGTCCATGCTGCCGATGCGCGAATGGCGCTTGCCAACGCGGAGCTGGTCATTCGTCATGTTGGATTCCCGAGAGTCCGCACTGCCCGCAGCAGATTGACGTTTCTGTAGGCGCCGGTTCTTGCGCATGTCTCCCTCGGGCCCCGAGAAGTAGCCCCGGTCCAATTCGTCGGTGACGGAGACAGCTGGATCAGACCCATTCGAGTTGGAGGGGCGGTGACTCAACtgggaaaagaaacccaTGTCCTGCGGGTGAGACGTGCCGGCTGCAGTTCCCGGACGAGGAGGCAGCCGCTGAGCGCCGCTGGCCAGAGTCCAGCCGCGATCGAACGAACTGCGCTTGCCGATGCCTGGCGACCCTTCCAGAGCACCCGAGTACCGGTTCGTCGTGTCGATGGACGAGTGGCGTCGGGAGTGGTTGATTTCGCGGATGGAAGCAGCCGACGGTCGGCGAGAATGGCTCACGTAGTTGGGTGTCTGCGGCGTGATCGGCGAGCTGGTGTTGCTCTGCATACTGCTGCTGACCAGGCGGGGGTGCTGGGTGCCGCTCGACCCTCGCAGCGTCGGGATCCTGGGCAGGAGCGGGCCGGTATGGCTGGCGCGACTGAGTGTCCGTTCTTCTGGAGGAGCGGGAACAGCAGCCACTGAACCgcgagggtggtgttgagaCGAGGAGTTGACGCCCTTGATTTCGTCCTGGAATGCTCGGATTTTGTGCCAGGTCTTCAAACGCCGCCCCATGACGCCAAAATCAAACTCCTTCATGAAGATAAAGTCCTGGTTCATGTCCAGTAACACATCGCCCGTGATCTCCTGATCCTCAAAGATGCCGCAATGCTTGTCCTCGATACCCCATTGCCGCAACTGCTTGGCCGTTTCTGCAGGCGTCCACTGCCGGACCTGCTCTTCACGCGGctggttctcttcttcctcatcggttTCGTGCCCATTGATATACGACATCCGGTGCTCGAAGTGGCTACTGTACTCGCTGGCCGAGTCATTCATGTGCTTGGATTCCTGACCAGCCACACTATGGCGCGGCGTGCTCAGATCGGTGATATGCTCGTCGATCACGCTAAGCGTCTCGTTCATGACGGGGCTGTCCTGGCCATTGGCATGGTGGCCGTCCATGGTCTGTCGGATTGACTGTTGGATATCGATGCTCATCGTGGAGGTTGGTA
It contains:
- the BOI2 gene encoding putative polarized growth protein (Boi2) (COG:T;~EggNog:ENOG410PIJE;~InterPro:IPR001849,IPR036028,IPR001660,IPR001452, IPR035551,IPR013761;~PFAM:PF07653,PF00018,PF07647,PF14604,PF00169;~go_function: GO:0005515 - protein binding [Evidence IEA]) — its product is MALTTPPRGVTPGDLLLVVHDFDARGPDELTLRRGEKIELVELDDGFGDGWYLGKDLNTGSTGLFPGVYTTTAPRIPTRQRLDADGMTALASEAGTDSESSQLEATDSFSFPQSGESTPHVSRHTSASDLRAPELQGGPVAPALSPKQQNRSSSSPLPTSTMSIDIQQSIRQTMDGHHANGQDSPVMNETLSVIDEHITDLSTPRHSVAGQESKHMNDSASEYSSHFEHRMSYINGHETDEEEENQPREEQVRQWTPAETAKQLRQWGIEDKHCGIFEDQEITGDVLLDMNQDFIFMKEFDFGVMGRRLKTWHKIRAFQDEIKGVNSSSQHHPRGSVAAVPAPPEERTLSRASHTGPLLPRIPTLRGSSGTQHPRLVSSSMQSNTSSPITPQTPNYVSHSRRPSAASIREINHSRRHSSIDTTNRYSGALEGSPGIGKRSSFDRGWTLASGAQRLPPRPGTAAGTSHPQDMGFFSQLSHRPSNSNGSDPAVSVTDELDRGYFSGPEGDMRKNRRLQKRQSAAGSADSRESNMTNDQLRVGKRHSRIGSMDSIRESVKQMNPPAKSHTSPVPKGRLRSLSTRIVDRRGQQSAPASAVEDRPSGALGLFGPLFGKSDSDSSRSSGVPLPQLKGAGPKFRRAMGIRASSDVAPKGIDTSTPPPASPVRDNDPSARTGSTTPSTSKSSERHSTDGSNKTAEGGLWPRSRPSVKAGVKSKKDTSAYIRGLEKKSPQEQMVGCDYFGWMKKRSSNLMTTWKPRLFVLRGRRLSYYYSEQDTEERGLIDITAHRVLRADNDPIVALHATITGSTASPTPASQLSQGDGASSDKAAAEALRATKGAGEGPFFFKLVPPKSGTSRTVQFTKPAIHYFQVDNVQEGRLWMAALMKATIERDMALPVETTNKQRTISLKEARLMNQRPPALMTGSPNTADVAPPETETEAQDGLTDLEQDRQGLLIQGVSMDPETEPVYVDAEEHRSASPVAMDEVSVPGSQRNSQ